A window of the Dyadobacter pollutisoli genome harbors these coding sequences:
- the rfbB gene encoding dTDP-glucose 4,6-dehydratase: MKKILITGGAGFIGSHVVRRFVNFHPEYHIYNLDALTYAGNLENLRDIENAPNYTFVKGDIVDAAFIDKLIGENNFHGIIHLAAESHVDRSITDPMSFVMTNVVGTVNLLNAAKAAWKGDFTDRRFYHVSTDEVYGELHDPGTFFVETTKYDPRSPYSASKASSDHFVRAYQNTYKLPVVISNCSNNYGPNHFPEKLIPLMIHNIMQKKPLPVYGKGENIRDWLFVEDHAIAIDVIFHKGANGETYNIGGHNEWKNLDLVLLLCSIMDRKLGREQGETEKLITYVTDRAGHDLRYAIDATKLSDELGWKPSLQFAEGLERTVDWYLNNEEWLNNVTSGAYQKYYNEMYSDR, from the coding sequence ATGAAAAAAATCTTAATAACAGGCGGTGCAGGTTTTATCGGATCGCATGTGGTGCGCCGGTTTGTGAACTTTCACCCGGAATACCATATCTATAACCTGGATGCGCTTACTTACGCAGGAAACCTTGAAAACCTGCGTGATATAGAGAATGCACCCAACTATACTTTTGTAAAAGGGGACATTGTCGACGCCGCATTTATCGATAAGCTGATCGGTGAAAACAATTTCCACGGAATCATTCACCTGGCAGCCGAAAGTCACGTCGACCGCTCGATTACCGACCCGATGTCATTTGTAATGACGAATGTAGTTGGAACGGTTAATTTGCTTAATGCAGCGAAAGCCGCCTGGAAAGGCGACTTCACTGATCGTCGTTTTTACCATGTATCGACCGACGAAGTATACGGAGAACTGCACGATCCGGGAACATTCTTTGTGGAAACTACCAAGTATGACCCAAGGTCGCCTTATTCTGCCTCCAAAGCATCTTCGGACCACTTTGTGAGGGCTTACCAAAACACTTACAAACTGCCGGTAGTTATTTCTAATTGCTCCAATAACTATGGCCCCAACCATTTCCCGGAAAAGCTGATCCCGCTGATGATTCACAACATCATGCAGAAAAAACCACTTCCTGTTTATGGAAAAGGCGAAAATATCCGCGACTGGTTGTTTGTGGAAGACCATGCCATTGCCATTGACGTGATTTTTCACAAAGGTGCCAACGGTGAAACTTACAACATTGGCGGCCACAACGAATGGAAAAACCTTGATCTGGTACTGTTACTTTGCAGCATTATGGACAGAAAACTGGGCCGTGAGCAGGGAGAAACTGAAAAGCTGATTACCTATGTAACTGACCGTGCAGGACACGACCTTCGTTACGCGATCGATGCGACAAAACTTTCGGACGAATTGGGCTGGAAACCTTCGCTGCAGTTTGCAGAGGGATTGGAAAGAACTGTTGACTGGTACCTGAACAATGAAGAGTGGCTGAACAATGTCACCTCGGGAGCTTATCAAAAATATTACAACGAAATGTATTCCGACAGGTAG
- the galE gene encoding UDP-glucose 4-epimerase GalE: protein MKILVTGGAGFIGSHTVVELDKAGFEPVIVDNLYNSNLDVLEGIKEITGKDFPFYQIDCNNAEQIRALFAKEKFDGVIHFAAYKAVGESVEKPLNYYENNLISLLVLLRAMKEFNVDKFVFSSSCTVYGQPTELPVTENTPRLPANSPYGNTKAIAEDIIRDHVHSAPGIKAICLRYFNPIGAHETSLIGELPNGVPSNLVPFITQTAAGLRKSLTVFGSDYDTPDGTCIRDFIHVVDLAKAHVKALGLLDEQTDADYYDVFNVGTGEGYTVLELIKTFEEVNGVKLNYTIGPRRAGDVEKIYAQSDKVNNVMKWHAEKSMADALRDAWNWQLKITPEK from the coding sequence ATGAAAATTCTCGTTACCGGAGGAGCTGGGTTTATAGGTTCTCATACTGTTGTTGAACTGGATAAAGCAGGATTTGAACCCGTCATTGTTGACAATCTTTACAATTCGAACCTGGACGTTCTGGAAGGGATTAAAGAAATTACAGGAAAGGATTTCCCTTTCTATCAGATCGACTGCAACAACGCTGAGCAAATAAGGGCATTGTTTGCAAAAGAGAAATTCGATGGTGTCATTCACTTTGCTGCTTACAAAGCTGTGGGTGAATCCGTTGAAAAGCCTTTGAATTACTATGAGAATAACCTCATTTCGCTCCTGGTATTGTTGAGGGCAATGAAAGAGTTTAATGTAGATAAATTTGTTTTCTCCTCCTCTTGCACAGTTTACGGCCAACCTACTGAACTGCCGGTAACCGAAAACACACCGCGTCTTCCTGCCAATTCCCCTTATGGTAACACCAAAGCTATTGCCGAGGACATTATCCGGGACCACGTTCATTCCGCTCCGGGTATCAAAGCCATTTGTCTCCGGTATTTCAACCCAATCGGGGCGCACGAAACTTCATTGATCGGCGAGCTGCCCAATGGAGTCCCAAGTAACCTGGTACCATTCATTACGCAAACGGCCGCAGGCCTGCGCAAATCACTGACCGTATTCGGAAGCGACTATGACACACCTGACGGCACCTGTATCCGCGATTTCATACATGTAGTAGACCTTGCTAAGGCTCACGTGAAAGCACTTGGGCTGCTGGATGAACAAACAGACGCCGACTATTACGATGTCTTTAATGTCGGAACCGGCGAAGGCTACACGGTTTTGGAACTGATTAAGACATTCGAAGAAGTAAATGGCGTAAAACTAAACTATACCATTGGGCCACGTCGTGCGGGTGATGTAGAGAAAATTTACGCACAGTCTGATAAAGTGAACAACGTTATGAAATGGCATGCCGAAAAATCCATGGCTGATGCGCTTCGCGATGCGTGGAACTGGCAATTAAAAATCACACCTGAAAAATGA
- a CDS encoding transglutaminase-like domain-containing protein encodes MNQREIKALISLLDDEDHEVSQHVEGKILSLGGNVIPFLETEWEESFNPIVQRKIEELIHELQLSIMIERLQSWKNGGGLDLLEGMWIISTYHYPDLSMEKLKTTIEQLYYDIWIQFQEEMNAVDQIKRINSIFFGVMNFAANTKNFHSPSNSMINVVLESRRGNPITLCVIYLLIARKLGLPVYGVNLPNLFVLTYKSDKTQFYINVFNRGIIFSKTDIDHYIAQLNIKSKEIFYQPCTNLEIVQRVLRNLILSYEKTSEQDKIKEIEKILKSTIDDIIE; translated from the coding sequence ATGAACCAGAGAGAAATTAAAGCACTGATATCCTTGCTTGATGACGAAGATCATGAAGTAAGCCAGCATGTTGAGGGTAAAATCCTGTCATTAGGAGGCAATGTAATACCTTTTCTGGAAACAGAATGGGAAGAAAGCTTTAACCCGATCGTACAACGAAAAATAGAAGAACTGATCCACGAGCTTCAATTGAGTATCATGATTGAGCGTTTACAATCATGGAAAAACGGAGGCGGGCTGGATTTGCTGGAAGGGATGTGGATCATTTCGACCTATCATTATCCGGATCTTTCAATGGAGAAACTGAAAACGACCATTGAACAGCTTTACTACGATATCTGGATCCAGTTTCAGGAGGAAATGAATGCGGTGGATCAGATCAAACGCATTAATAGTATCTTTTTTGGGGTGATGAATTTTGCGGCCAATACCAAAAACTTCCACTCTCCTTCCAATTCCATGATCAATGTGGTGCTGGAAAGCCGCAGAGGAAACCCGATCACGCTTTGTGTTATCTATTTGCTGATTGCCCGAAAGCTGGGTCTGCCGGTGTATGGCGTCAATCTCCCCAATCTGTTTGTACTGACTTACAAGAGTGACAAGACGCAGTTTTATATCAATGTATTCAACCGCGGGATTATATTCTCCAAGACCGACATTGACCATTACATTGCTCAGCTAAACATTAAGTCCAAAGAGATATTCTATCAGCCCTGCACGAACCTCGAAATCGTGCAGCGTGTACTTCGGAACCTTATTTTATCTTACGAAAAAACGAGCGAGCAGGATAAGATCAAGGAAATTGAAAAGATATTGAAGTCGACGATCGACGATATCATCGAATAG
- a CDS encoding 4'-phosphopantetheinyl transferase family protein, producing MPLVHSEMIEETSTLLLWKLTETETELRNNLGHGYNAEELQSISHPQKVREWLASRLLVKTLAEQFGIAYLGTHKDEHGKAFLINNDSHISITHTFEYVAVAINPYAAVGIDMEKSDEKLQRTSKKYLSAPEFTHAGNELPLLSMYWCAKEALYKLHGKKKISFKDAIYIEPFDANSVILKGRLTDEELIVSSDIYVRWFGEHCLAIAL from the coding sequence ATGCCGCTCGTTCATTCGGAAATGATTGAGGAGACCAGTACATTACTGCTTTGGAAATTAACGGAAACCGAAACCGAGCTCAGAAACAACCTTGGCCACGGTTACAATGCCGAGGAACTACAAAGCATATCTCATCCCCAGAAAGTGCGGGAGTGGCTCGCAAGCAGGCTGCTCGTTAAAACCCTTGCCGAGCAATTTGGCATAGCATACCTTGGTACCCACAAAGACGAACACGGGAAAGCGTTCCTGATCAATAACGATTCGCACATTTCCATTACCCATACATTTGAATATGTCGCCGTGGCGATCAATCCTTATGCCGCTGTCGGTATTGATATGGAGAAAAGCGACGAAAAACTTCAGAGAACTTCCAAGAAGTACCTTTCCGCTCCCGAATTTACCCACGCCGGCAACGAGCTGCCATTACTTAGTATGTACTGGTGTGCGAAAGAGGCCTTGTACAAACTGCATGGCAAAAAGAAGATCAGCTTCAAAGACGCTATCTATATAGAACCTTTTGACGCAAATTCCGTGATTCTCAAAGGGAGGTTAACCGACGAAGAGCTGATAGTAAGCTCCGATATTTATGTCAGGTGGTTTGGCGAGCACTGCCTCGCCATTGCATTATAG
- a CDS encoding WD40 repeat domain-containing protein: MNIRKVDTFSGHRDSVYTIISDHTAHGFYSAGGDGFVIHWDLNKPDLGKLVARVGVSVYAMALNKADNSLWIGQNYEGIQVLDSVNNRIDKTSKITTAAIFDIQIVGEKALIALGDGVVVVMDIPSFSVQKHIKVSSKSIRTIAVNPYTNEFAVGDSEWNVNIFDMDGFSLKKTIQSHSNSVFSVKYSPDGKYLFSTGRDAHLKIWDVNDAYGMVMDIPAHLYAINDISFSPDRTLFATCSMDKSVKVWDAGTFKLKKIIDRARHAGHGTSVNKLLWTTFENQLISCSDDRTVSIWEVTE; the protein is encoded by the coding sequence ATGAATATTCGCAAAGTAGATACTTTTTCCGGTCATAGAGACAGTGTTTATACAATTATTTCTGATCATACTGCTCATGGTTTTTACTCTGCGGGAGGTGATGGTTTCGTAATCCACTGGGATTTGAACAAGCCTGATCTCGGAAAACTGGTAGCCAGGGTTGGGGTTTCTGTTTATGCCATGGCACTCAATAAAGCTGACAATTCGCTCTGGATTGGCCAAAATTATGAGGGGATTCAGGTACTGGACAGCGTGAATAACCGGATTGATAAAACCTCCAAAATCACAACAGCAGCTATTTTCGACATTCAGATTGTTGGCGAAAAAGCATTAATCGCATTAGGCGACGGCGTAGTAGTAGTGATGGACATTCCTTCGTTTTCGGTTCAAAAGCACATTAAGGTATCGTCGAAAAGCATACGTACTATCGCGGTGAACCCTTACACCAATGAATTCGCTGTGGGAGACAGTGAATGGAACGTCAATATTTTTGATATGGATGGTTTTTCATTAAAAAAGACGATCCAGTCACATTCAAACTCCGTCTTTTCCGTTAAGTACTCACCGGACGGGAAATATCTGTTCAGCACCGGCCGGGATGCGCACCTGAAAATCTGGGACGTAAACGACGCCTACGGAATGGTAATGGACATACCCGCGCATTTGTACGCGATCAACGACATTAGTTTCAGTCCGGACCGGACATTGTTCGCGACCTGCAGCATGGATAAATCCGTAAAAGTCTGGGATGCAGGGACGTTTAAACTCAAAAAAATCATCGACCGCGCACGTCACGCGGGGCATGGAACATCGGTCAATAAACTGCTGTGGACGACCTTCGAAAACCAGCTGATTTCGTGCAGTGACGACCGTACAGTTTCGATTTGGGAGGTCACCGAATAG
- a CDS encoding DivIVA domain-containing protein, with the protein MKISAIDIRKHTFEKIFRGYDPDEVDAFLNSLSQEWERFSSENNLLKMQLEYAEKELGKLKDIESTLFRTLKAAEDTSKLIEKEAIEMAEKRIEESKTTANDLVTEAEARTNQIIRETEDRLKRFKEDFAAEVKIQERDFRAIENFRDNLIVQLSSLANNTIETVERFEQKYDKESVLNKMEEIKQHVSEIEIPKKAVFQSFVKPAEEVEDEPEAEVNVVLQDEKPDVVFEVVDTESDVVEEEEDALPEVQFEDEVKAVDEPEPEPEPEPVVEEIQYRAKEVTKSAADEASEALAEMHKSAEKARDASPGINRPRESSQPKKTGGGSFFDQI; encoded by the coding sequence ATGAAAATATCCGCTATAGACATACGCAAGCATACTTTTGAGAAGATTTTCAGAGGTTACGACCCGGACGAAGTAGATGCTTTCCTGAACTCATTGTCACAGGAATGGGAGCGGTTTTCAAGTGAAAACAATCTCCTGAAAATGCAGCTGGAATATGCCGAGAAGGAACTTGGAAAGCTCAAAGACATTGAATCAACGCTGTTCAGAACATTAAAAGCGGCAGAAGATACCAGCAAACTGATTGAAAAAGAAGCCATCGAAATGGCTGAAAAAAGAATAGAAGAATCCAAGACTACAGCCAATGATCTGGTTACGGAAGCGGAAGCCAGAACGAATCAGATCATACGTGAAACGGAGGATCGGTTGAAGCGTTTCAAAGAAGATTTTGCGGCTGAGGTGAAGATCCAGGAACGGGATTTCAGAGCGATCGAAAATTTCAGGGATAACCTGATCGTTCAGCTTTCGTCACTTGCCAATAACACCATTGAAACGGTAGAACGATTCGAACAAAAATATGATAAAGAGTCGGTTTTGAACAAAATGGAGGAAATCAAACAACACGTTTCCGAAATCGAAATTCCCAAAAAAGCTGTATTCCAATCTTTTGTCAAACCAGCCGAGGAAGTAGAGGACGAGCCGGAAGCAGAGGTGAATGTGGTATTGCAGGATGAGAAGCCGGATGTTGTTTTTGAAGTAGTAGATACTGAGAGCGACGTAGTGGAAGAGGAGGAAGATGCATTGCCCGAAGTACAGTTCGAAGATGAAGTAAAAGCTGTTGACGAGCCTGAACCGGAGCCAGAACCTGAACCGGTTGTGGAGGAAATTCAGTACAGGGCGAAGGAAGTAACCAAAAGTGCTGCTGACGAAGCAAGCGAGGCCCTGGCAGAAATGCACAAGTCAGCCGAAAAAGCGAGAGATGCGTCACCAGGTATTAACCGGCCACGCGAAAGCAGCCAACCCAAGAAAACAGGAGGCGGTTCATTTTTTGATCAAATTTAA
- the folB gene encoding dihydroneopterin aldolase produces the protein MGTISLEGLEFFAYHGYYPEEQRIGNKYALDITITTDFFKAAQYDKLSETVNYETIYQIASKVMQEPAKLLEHIGFTVIEKIREYYPSVANITVRVSKFNPPVGGVCTRAVITMEG, from the coding sequence TTGGGAACCATCAGCCTGGAAGGATTAGAGTTTTTTGCGTACCACGGTTACTATCCCGAGGAACAGCGGATAGGTAACAAATATGCACTGGATATCACCATTACTACCGATTTTTTCAAAGCCGCGCAGTATGATAAGCTCAGCGAAACGGTGAATTACGAAACCATATACCAGATTGCCTCCAAGGTCATGCAGGAGCCTGCCAAACTGTTGGAACACATTGGTTTCACGGTCATCGAAAAGATCAGGGAATATTACCCGTCTGTTGCTAATATTACAGTAAGGGTTTCAAAATTCAATCCGCCGGTAGGAGGCGTCTGCACGCGGGCGGTGATTACGATGGAAGGGTAG